In Pseudorasbora parva isolate DD20220531a chromosome 20, ASM2467924v1, whole genome shotgun sequence, a single window of DNA contains:
- the LOC137049483 gene encoding gastrula zinc finger protein XlCGF57.1-like, with amino-acid sequence MAFIKEENQEMKIEETLIVKQEDTETQKDPMKLKEESQELNEMEETNHYKNPDFMTGEKFTQTENVSSQKVALKIESNRYYICPGKSFDQKQNVKIHKSDHTLENLFTCQQCGNSFTQKGHLNAHMIIHKGESPFTCQQCGKSFTQKGSLNVHMRIHTGESSFTCQQCRKKFTRKGALKRHMKIHTGEKPYTCQQCGKSFTTNLNLGYHMNIHTGENPFSCDQCGKNFRRKVTLKKHMRTHSKGDCFVCHQCGKSFTDSYRLNMHIAIHSGEKPFKCQQCGKSFRLNKNLESHMRIHTGEKPFTCQQCGKRCNHKVTLRKHMKLHTEVKPYTCSECGKSFRYKVTFNAHMSVHTGEKPYGCPQCQQSFAYKESLEAHMRSHSGEKPFTCKLCGKSFSEKGNLKTHMRVHTGEKPFACTQCGKSFTVNGNLKSHMRVHTRESRFSCLKCEKSFTCKKDLNCHLKTHS; translated from the coding sequence acCCGATGAAGCTGAAAGAGGAGAGCCAAGAACTGAATGAAATGGAAGAGACAAATCATTATAAAAATCCTGATTTCATGACTGGAGAAAAATTCACACAGACTGAAAACGTGTCCTCACAAAAAGTTGCTCTTAAGATCGAATCTAACCGCTATTACATTTGCCCTGGAAAGAGTTTTGaccaaaaacaaaatgtaaaaatccaCAAGAGTGATCACACTCTAGAGAATCTGTTCACCTGCCAGCAGTGTGGGAATAGTTTCACTCAGAAAGGACACCTTAACGCACACATGATAATTCACAAAGGAGAGAGTCCATttacctgccaacagtgtggaaagagtttcactcaaaaaggaagccttaatgtccacatgagaattcacactggagagagctcattcacctgccaacagtgtcgAAAGAAGTTCACTCGAAAAGGAGCCCTTAAAAGGCACATGAAAATTCATaccggagagaagccttacacctgccagcAATGTGGTAAAAGCTTCACAACAAATCTAAACCTTGGGTATCATATGAacattcacactggagagaacccattctcatgtgatcagtgtgggaaGAATTTCAGGCGTAAAGTAACCTTAAAGAAGCACATGAGAACTCACTCTAAAGGGGACTGTTTTGTATGTCAtcagtgtggaaaaagtttcacAGACAGTTATCGTCTTAACATGCACATAGCAATTCACTcaggagagaagcctttcaaaTGCcagcagtgtggaaagagttttcgattaaataaaaatcttgaaagtcacatgagaattcacaccggagagaagcctttcacgTGCCAGCAGTGTGGGAAAAGATGCAATCATAAAGTTACCCTTAGGAAACATATGAAACTTCACACTGAAGTGAAACCTTACACATGCTCTgagtgtggaaaaagtttcagATATAAAGTAACCTTTAATGCCCACATGAgtgttcacactggagaaaagccTTACGGATGCCCTCAGTGTCAACAGAGTTTTGCATATAAAGAATCACTTGAAGCCCACATGAGAAGTCACagtggagagaagcctttcacctgcAAACTCTGTGGAAAGAGCTTCTCAGAAAAAGGAAATCTTAAAactcacatgagagttcacactggagaaaagccTTTCGCCTGCACTCAGTGCGGAAAGAGTTTCACGGTTAACGGAAACCTCAAGagtcacatgagagttcacactagAGAGAGTCGTTTCTCATGTCTTAAGTGTGAGAAGAGCTTCACGTGTAAAAAAGACTTGAATTGTCATTTGAAAACTCATTCTTGA